In one Anaerolineae bacterium genomic region, the following are encoded:
- a CDS encoding UPF0280 family protein — protein MYKERSYRNLVARNNLVSFRVAVKETDLFVHAAKNLEDVTRELVLKHRGYIEAYIHENQEFAKTLDPYHINGPAPIIIKDMATAGEKTGVGPMAAVAGAIAEHVGKDLLSYTDEVVVENGGDIFIKTDSLVTAGIFAGRSPFSMHVGLRVDPTGKPVSICTSSGTIGHSLSLGKADAVCVISESGSLADAAATSIGNHVASKTDIQKAIEFGKNIKGVTGLVIIMGDRIGLYGKVEIVPLKTKKG, from the coding sequence ATGTACAAAGAACGCTCTTATCGAAATCTTGTGGCACGGAACAATCTGGTTTCCTTTCGGGTAGCTGTAAAGGAGACAGATCTGTTTGTGCACGCCGCAAAAAATCTTGAGGATGTTACAAGGGAGCTGGTACTTAAGCATAGAGGGTATATTGAAGCATATATACATGAAAACCAGGAATTTGCAAAGACCCTCGATCCTTACCATATAAACGGTCCCGCTCCGATCATAATAAAAGACATGGCAACTGCCGGCGAAAAAACAGGCGTAGGCCCGATGGCTGCTGTTGCGGGCGCAATTGCCGAGCATGTAGGCAAAGATCTTTTATCATATACGGATGAGGTGGTTGTGGAAAACGGCGGGGATATTTTTATAAAAACCGATTCCCTTGTTACAGCCGGTATTTTTGCCGGACGATCGCCTTTCAGTATGCATGTTGGATTGCGTGTTGATCCAACAGGAAAACCTGTTTCAATTTGCACATCATCCGGCACAATCGGTCATTCATTAAGCCTGGGAAAGGCTGATGCGGTTTGCGTTATATCGGAGTCCGGTTCCCTGGCTGATGCGGCTGCGACATCGATCGGCAACCATGTAGCATCAAAGACAGATATCCAGAAAGCAATAGAGTTTGGGAAAAATATCAAGGGGGTTACAGGGCTTGTCATTATTATGGGCGACAGAATCGGCTTATACGGAAAGGTTGAGATAGTGCCGCTAAAAACAAAAAAAGGTTGA
- a CDS encoding HD domain-containing protein: MQNLNNTPNIIKDALNKRETETLSHVATLSSRGLRRLQEDRLKGGYRQAFSVDVDRILHSLAYTRYIDKTQVFYLIKNDHITHRVLHVQLVSKIARTIGRFLGLNEDLIEAIALGHDIGHPPFGHDGERFLSELCRAGNSGYFVHSVQSIQFLDRVERKGKGWNLCLQTLDGILCHDGEIHDQTLEPERNKTFNKLDKETALKKADPGIQFRPMTMEGCVVRMADTISYIGRDIEDAIRLNIIKRADIPDKSVKLLGDTNGTIVYNLVTDIIKNSFEKSYIAFSGEISGALQGLKDFNLEHIYFNPKIKKHSRVIKSLFEILFERYLKDIEKENRCSVIFTRFLKDMSEEYMNNHCKEEIVRDFISGMTDQYFLRQSPQGEGLGN, encoded by the coding sequence ATGCAAAATTTGAATAATACGCCGAATATTATAAAGGATGCCCTGAATAAGCGTGAAACCGAAACCTTGTCACACGTGGCAACGCTTAGTTCGCGGGGCTTGCGACGTTTGCAGGAAGATCGTCTGAAGGGCGGATATCGCCAGGCCTTTTCTGTTGATGTTGATCGCATTCTTCATTCTCTCGCATATACACGATATATCGACAAAACTCAGGTCTTTTATCTTATTAAAAATGATCATATTACACACAGGGTACTCCATGTTCAGCTTGTATCAAAAATTGCCAGGACTATCGGACGTTTTTTGGGATTAAACGAGGATCTTATTGAGGCAATAGCCCTTGGTCATGATATAGGCCACCCGCCTTTTGGACATGATGGCGAAAGGTTTTTGTCCGAACTTTGCAGGGCAGGCAATAGCGGATATTTCGTGCACAGCGTTCAGAGCATTCAGTTTTTAGACAGGGTCGAGCGCAAGGGAAAAGGATGGAATTTGTGTCTTCAAACCCTTGACGGAATACTGTGTCATGACGGCGAAATACATGATCAAACACTTGAACCTGAAAGGAATAAGACCTTTAATAAACTGGATAAAGAGACAGCCCTGAAAAAAGCTGACCCTGGGATCCAATTCAGGCCGATGACCATGGAGGGATGTGTTGTACGGATGGCGGATACAATAAGTTATATTGGGCGTGATATTGAGGATGCCATACGGCTGAATATAATTAAAAGGGCTGACATTCCGGATAAAAGCGTAAAACTGCTCGGGGATACAAACGGTACAATCGTGTATAATCTTGTAACCGATATTATTAAAAACAGCTTTGAGAAGAGCTATATCGCCTTTAGCGGGGAAATTTCAGGTGCGTTGCAAGGGTTAAAAGATTTCAATCTCGAACATATCTATTTCAACCCAAAGATTAAGAAGCATTCACGTGTTATAAAAAGCCTTTTTGAAATTCTTTTTGAAAGGTATTTAAAGGATATTGAAAAAGAAAATCGCTGTTCGGTGATATTTACACGTTTTTTAAAGGATATGTCTGAAGAATATATGAACAATCATTGCAAAGAAGAGATTGTCAGGGATTTTATTTCCGGTATGACAGATCAGTATTTTTTAAGACAGTCGCCGCAGGGAGAAGGATTAGGGAATTAA